One stretch of Acidobacteriota bacterium DNA includes these proteins:
- a CDS encoding enoyl-CoA hydratase family protein encodes MVKIPRPGIQPKHFLWRVENRLATISLNRPERKNPLTFESYKELIDTFQSLNGVSEIKVLVITGAGDNFCSGGDVHEIIGPLLEMREKKQSDRLLSFTRMSGELVKAMRDCPQLIVAAIDGACAGAGAIIAMASDIRFGTPRSRVAFLFVKVGLSGADMGACAILPRIIGHGRAAELLYTGRFMDANESERWGFYNRVVAPERLLSEATQFAQELADGPTLAHATTKRCLHEEWNMSIHEAIENEAQAQAACMETEDFARAYRAFAAKQTPKFEGN; translated from the coding sequence ATGGTTAAAATTCCCAGACCGGGCATTCAACCAAAGCACTTTCTCTGGCGTGTCGAAAATCGACTCGCAACCATCAGCCTGAACCGTCCCGAACGCAAGAACCCTCTGACTTTCGAGTCCTACAAAGAACTGATCGACACTTTTCAGTCTCTGAATGGTGTATCCGAAATCAAGGTGCTTGTGATCACCGGCGCGGGCGACAACTTCTGCTCTGGCGGCGATGTTCACGAAATCATCGGTCCCCTGCTCGAGATGAGAGAGAAGAAGCAATCAGACCGACTGCTTTCCTTTACGCGAATGAGCGGCGAGCTGGTTAAAGCAATGCGCGATTGTCCGCAGCTAATTGTCGCCGCCATTGATGGTGCATGCGCTGGCGCAGGAGCGATCATTGCCATGGCCAGCGACATCCGTTTTGGAACACCGAGAAGCCGAGTCGCGTTTCTTTTCGTAAAGGTCGGGCTCAGCGGAGCCGATATGGGTGCATGCGCGATCCTCCCCCGCATCATCGGCCATGGGCGCGCTGCCGAACTGCTGTACACGGGTCGCTTCATGGACGCTAATGAGTCCGAACGCTGGGGCTTCTACAATCGCGTGGTCGCTCCGGAGCGTTTGCTGAGCGAAGCCACACAATTTGCGCAGGAGCTCGCTGATGGTCCCACGCTTGCCCATGCAACCACCAAACGCTGCCTGCACGAAGAATGGAATATGAGCATTCACGAAGCCATCGAGAACGAAGCCCAGGCACAGGCCGCCTGTATGGAGACAGAGGACTTCGCGCGAGCCTATCGCGCCTTCGCAGCGAAGCAGACTCCAAAATTTGAGGGCAACTGA
- a CDS encoding acyl-CoA dehydrogenase — protein sequence MPDHSFLSWPFFEESHRKLAHDVATLLEQNPDLNKDDVRALPDERCRILVRAFGDNLRKHAVPAPFGHAQELDIRSVCLIRESLAYHSGLADFAFAMQGLGSCPISLFGSDALRRKYLPNVVSGEMIAAFAISEPEAGSDVRAMKTSACREGDHFVINGTKTWISNAGLADFYVIFCRYPEGGEKSFVALLVPGKIEGLKVSRFDVIAPHPIGTLEFKDCRVPAAAIVGKEGEGLKVALATLDLFRPTVGAAALGFARRAFDEAVRWSKNRRAFGKSLSEFQITQTKLAEMALAIDTSALLVYRAAWTHDVLKQSVTREASMAKLHATESAQRVIDEAVQILGGHGVVAGSVTEKLYREIRALRIYEGTSEIQKLIIANHLLKTAAGEGSAG from the coding sequence ATGCCCGACCACAGCTTTCTCAGTTGGCCCTTTTTCGAAGAGTCGCATCGAAAACTCGCTCATGATGTCGCAACGTTACTTGAGCAAAATCCGGATTTGAATAAAGACGACGTTAGAGCTCTCCCGGATGAGCGCTGCCGCATTTTGGTGCGCGCATTTGGCGATAACCTGCGGAAGCATGCAGTTCCGGCGCCTTTTGGCCATGCTCAAGAGCTCGATATCCGCAGTGTCTGCCTGATCCGCGAGTCTCTCGCATACCACTCCGGGCTGGCAGATTTTGCATTTGCCATGCAAGGCCTCGGATCGTGCCCAATTTCCCTCTTCGGATCCGATGCACTTCGGAGGAAGTACCTGCCAAATGTAGTCTCAGGCGAGATGATTGCTGCGTTCGCCATTTCGGAGCCAGAGGCGGGCTCAGATGTTCGTGCCATGAAGACATCCGCCTGCCGCGAAGGCGATCACTTCGTGATCAATGGCACGAAAACCTGGATTTCCAACGCCGGTCTCGCTGACTTCTACGTTATCTTCTGCAGATACCCGGAAGGCGGAGAGAAATCATTTGTAGCGTTGCTCGTTCCGGGCAAGATCGAAGGACTGAAAGTTAGTCGCTTCGATGTAATCGCACCTCATCCCATCGGAACTCTCGAATTCAAAGATTGCCGTGTACCAGCTGCAGCGATCGTCGGCAAGGAGGGAGAGGGACTTAAGGTCGCTCTTGCGACACTCGATCTTTTTCGCCCGACGGTCGGCGCGGCCGCGTTGGGGTTTGCGCGTCGAGCGTTCGATGAAGCTGTGCGCTGGTCGAAGAATCGCAGGGCTTTCGGAAAGAGTCTTTCTGAGTTCCAGATCACACAGACTAAGCTTGCAGAAATGGCCCTCGCAATCGATACTTCGGCACTGCTCGTGTATCGTGCCGCCTGGACACACGATGTCCTCAAGCAATCCGTAACCCGCGAAGCGTCCATGGCCAAGTTGCACGCAACCGAATCAGCCCAGCGTGTCATTGATGAAGCAGTGCAGATTCTCGGTGGACACGGAGTTGTTGCGGGCTCGGTGACTGAAAAGCTCTATCGGGAAATTCGCGCTCTGCGCATCTATGAAGGCACAAGCGAGATTCAGAAGCTGATCATCGCAAATCATCTGCTGAAAACAGCTGCAGGAGAAGGCAGTGCCGGCTAA
- a CDS encoding 2-aminobenzoate-CoA ligase, translated as MRYTAHVDTFCADRMPPADQLPIFIHDLPEYSYPERLNCAAGLLDSMVERGSGKRVAFIHEAESWTYQRLLDTANCIARVLREDCDLVPGNRVLLRGPNNPMLVASWFGVVKAGGVVATTPCLLRCRELVSVADKGQIALALCDARYAHECEEAFAKHADGSPRENSRLVLFNSDAADSLEALASTKSSHFPNCETSCDDIAMLAFTSGSTGQPKGTMHTHRDVLAAADCFPRYVLRANADDLFIGSPPLGFTYGLGGLVLFPMRTGAATVLLEQASPGHLLEGILRYNASVCFTAPTAYRAMLKELGREKVPRLRKCVSAGETLPLSTFEAWREVTGLKIIDGIGSTEMLQIFISAPEEEIRPGATGRAIHGYEAKILREGDRDAPADEVGRLAVRGITGCKYLDSSREQAKYVQNGWNLTGDSFRVDPDGYFWFQARTDDLIISSGYNIAGIEVENVLLEHASVQECAVIGVPDPDRGQIVKAFVVTSAGYTPCDPLKKELQDFVKSQIAPFKYPRALEFVAALPRTVTGKLQRFELRKQSQ; from the coding sequence ATGCGATATACCGCGCACGTCGACACGTTCTGCGCGGATCGCATGCCTCCTGCGGACCAACTGCCAATCTTCATCCACGATTTGCCCGAGTATTCATATCCCGAACGCCTCAACTGTGCGGCGGGACTACTCGACTCTATGGTTGAGCGCGGTTCAGGCAAACGCGTGGCCTTCATTCACGAAGCGGAATCGTGGACGTACCAGAGATTGCTCGATACAGCCAACTGCATCGCACGCGTTTTACGCGAAGACTGCGATTTGGTGCCCGGCAATCGCGTGCTTCTGCGCGGTCCCAATAATCCGATGCTGGTCGCCAGCTGGTTCGGCGTGGTGAAGGCAGGAGGGGTCGTGGCTACCACTCCTTGCCTGCTGCGCTGTCGCGAGCTGGTCTCCGTGGCTGACAAAGGCCAGATTGCACTAGCCCTTTGTGATGCTCGATACGCGCATGAGTGCGAAGAAGCCTTTGCCAAACATGCGGACGGTTCTCCGCGAGAAAACTCGCGCTTGGTTTTATTCAACTCCGACGCGGCAGACTCGCTTGAGGCGCTGGCAAGTACAAAGTCCTCCCATTTCCCAAACTGCGAAACTTCGTGTGACGACATCGCTATGCTCGCTTTTACCTCAGGCAGCACCGGCCAGCCGAAAGGGACCATGCACACGCATCGTGATGTCCTGGCGGCTGCTGATTGCTTTCCGCGATACGTGCTGCGAGCGAATGCCGACGATCTCTTCATCGGCTCGCCGCCATTAGGATTCACCTATGGGCTTGGCGGACTCGTGCTGTTCCCAATGCGGACCGGCGCCGCGACCGTGCTGCTGGAGCAGGCCAGTCCCGGACATCTGCTCGAAGGAATTCTGCGCTATAACGCCAGCGTATGCTTCACCGCTCCCACGGCCTATCGCGCCATGTTGAAGGAGCTCGGCCGCGAGAAGGTACCGAGGCTGCGCAAATGCGTTTCCGCAGGTGAGACGTTGCCTCTATCAACGTTCGAAGCTTGGCGCGAAGTCACGGGGTTGAAGATTATCGATGGTATCGGTTCCACCGAGATGCTGCAGATTTTCATTAGCGCTCCCGAAGAGGAAATCCGGCCAGGAGCTACCGGAAGGGCAATCCATGGCTACGAAGCGAAGATCCTCCGCGAGGGTGATAGAGATGCCCCTGCTGACGAGGTCGGCCGCCTAGCGGTTCGCGGCATCACCGGATGCAAGTATCTGGACAGTTCGCGCGAGCAGGCTAAGTATGTGCAAAACGGATGGAACCTCACCGGCGACTCCTTTCGCGTGGATCCAGACGGGTACTTCTGGTTCCAGGCGCGCACCGATGACTTGATTATCAGTTCGGGTTACAACATTGCAGGGATTGAAGTTGAGAACGTCTTGCTGGAGCATGCGTCGGTACAGGAATGCGCCGTGATCGGAGTTCCCGATCCGGATCGTGGGCAGATAGTAAAAGCATTCGTTGTTACCTCGGCAGGTTACACTCCATGCGACCCCCTCAAAAAGGAACTGCAGGATTTCGTAAAATCACAGATCGCGCCTTTTAAGTATCCGCGCGCTCTTGAGTTTGTTGCGGCGCTCCCACGCACCGTAACCGGCAAATTACAGCGCTTCGAGCTGAGAAAGCAGAGTCAATGA
- a CDS encoding enamine deaminase RidA, producing the protein MSKLPKLVNPREWPQPSGYANATVGQGKIVSIAGQVGWDPITERMVSDNFTQQSRQAIANVLSALEAAGGKAENLVRLTWFITDSDAYLANKKQIGKAYREELGKHYPAMSIVVVAGLLVPGAKVEIEGMALLAGKGKGNSKKSKK; encoded by the coding sequence ATGAGCAAACTGCCAAAGCTGGTAAATCCCAGGGAGTGGCCGCAGCCCAGCGGCTATGCCAACGCAACCGTTGGCCAAGGCAAGATCGTGTCCATCGCGGGCCAAGTTGGATGGGATCCCATCACTGAGCGAATGGTCTCCGACAACTTTACGCAACAATCACGCCAAGCCATTGCCAACGTACTCTCGGCGCTCGAAGCCGCGGGAGGAAAGGCCGAGAACTTGGTCCGCCTCACTTGGTTCATTACGGATAGCGATGCCTATCTCGCCAACAAGAAACAAATCGGCAAGGCCTATCGCGAAGAGCTGGGTAAGCATTATCCCGCCATGTCCATCGTGGTGGTTGCCGGTCTACTCGTGCCCGGCGCCAAGGTCGAAATTGAGGGGATGGCGCTCCTCGCTGGGAAGGGCAAAGGGAACTCCAAGAAATCGAAGAAATAG
- a CDS encoding phosphoribosylamine--glycine ligase, which yields MRILVLGGGGREHALVWKLRQSPRTTEIFCAPGNAGIAREASCIPADLRSVDELVQLAHRLHPDLTIVGPELPLTLGVVDEFERRGLAIFGPSQKAAHLEASKVFAKEFMQRVHVPTANYAICRNPAEVQDALSLFSSPTVVKADGLAAGKGVVIAKSKEETSTIALDMLARKFVGEAGAQVVLEECLRGEELSFLVLTDGTTVVPLVPSRDHKRIGENDTGPNTGGMGAYSSEDLLGNTMRDWIMKHIAKPVVDGLRAEGVVYKGVLYIGLMMTARGPMVLEFNCRFGDPETQAVLFRLESDLVDICESVVKGTLPADPLRWSPDPSVCVVLASGGYPGSFTNGKPISGLDQVEKLPGVKVFHAGTAHSGNQIVSAGGRVLGVTASGPSLEAAAARAYEAVEIIRFEGMQYRRDIARVAIGDRQ from the coding sequence ATGCGGATTCTGGTTTTAGGTGGTGGGGGTCGAGAGCATGCTTTGGTGTGGAAGCTGCGCCAATCGCCGCGCACCACTGAGATCTTCTGTGCGCCGGGAAATGCGGGCATTGCGCGCGAGGCATCGTGCATTCCTGCCGATCTCAGGAGCGTAGACGAGCTGGTTCAGCTCGCGCATCGGCTCCATCCTGACCTGACGATTGTTGGTCCTGAACTTCCGCTCACGCTTGGCGTTGTCGATGAATTCGAGCGCCGAGGGCTGGCGATCTTTGGTCCCTCGCAAAAGGCTGCTCACCTTGAGGCGAGCAAGGTATTCGCCAAGGAATTCATGCAGCGCGTGCACGTTCCCACCGCGAACTACGCCATCTGTCGCAATCCGGCTGAGGTACAGGACGCGCTAAGTCTGTTCAGCTCGCCGACCGTCGTGAAGGCGGATGGACTGGCGGCAGGCAAAGGCGTCGTCATCGCCAAGAGCAAAGAAGAAACCAGCACGATTGCGCTTGACATGCTCGCTCGCAAGTTCGTGGGCGAAGCCGGTGCGCAGGTTGTGCTGGAAGAGTGTCTGCGTGGAGAAGAATTATCCTTCCTGGTCTTGACGGACGGCACCACCGTCGTTCCGCTGGTGCCATCTCGCGACCACAAACGGATCGGAGAGAACGATACCGGTCCTAATACGGGAGGGATGGGGGCGTATTCCAGCGAGGATCTGCTTGGCAATACAATGCGCGACTGGATCATGAAGCACATTGCCAAGCCAGTTGTGGACGGTCTGCGCGCTGAGGGCGTTGTTTACAAAGGCGTCCTGTATATCGGATTGATGATGACGGCGCGTGGTCCGATGGTGCTTGAGTTCAATTGCCGCTTCGGCGATCCGGAGACTCAGGCTGTCCTCTTTCGTCTTGAGAGCGATCTGGTCGATATCTGTGAGTCCGTGGTTAAGGGTACACTGCCGGCAGACCCGTTGCGCTGGTCACCTGACCCGTCAGTATGCGTGGTGCTCGCCTCAGGTGGCTATCCGGGAAGCTTCACTAATGGCAAGCCCATTTCGGGACTCGATCAGGTGGAGAAACTTCCAGGTGTGAAGGTCTTTCACGCCGGCACTGCCCATTCTGGGAATCAGATCGTGAGCGCCGGGGGTAGGGTATTGGGAGTGACTGCAAGCGGTCCGAGTCTGGAAGCTGCGGCTGCCCGCGCCTACGAGGCAGTAGAGATCATTCGCTTCGAAGGCATGCAGTATCGGAGGGACATTGCAAGGGTGGCAATAGGCGACAGGCAATAG
- a CDS encoding flagellar motor protein MotB has translation MKSRYFLTLPLAAALIVPAAIAQQTTTTTPDKQSAPASQTVAPAAQTQTAPDTNGPNTNSDVNLSAHQPLQPDTHEGFWGKINPFARKKYVQRQMSPIRNRMNELDELTSTNSKNIKDVDSRAQEGLRQANSKADLADQHAVDAGNRAQQAQQSIQVASTRLDTVQQTIGTLDQYQPVSDTEIRFRPGQQKLSPKAKEALDQLAEQMKGQRGTIVQVQGFSSGKGNTAISSSQDMAQSVVRYLVINHDIPLYRIYTIGVGNAPVKTSATAEGPTKRLRGGRVEVALLKNGVADLTQTQNAQNAAPAGGSSYQPNAPQGGVTGSVNRNAPATNQQPTTATQPAGNVNTNSGGQPIPRQ, from the coding sequence ATGAAGTCCCGTTATTTCTTGACACTGCCGCTGGCCGCAGCGCTCATTGTTCCGGCTGCCATTGCCCAACAAACCACCACCACAACCCCCGACAAGCAGTCTGCGCCCGCGTCGCAAACGGTGGCTCCTGCAGCTCAGACGCAGACCGCTCCGGATACCAACGGTCCTAACACCAACAGCGACGTAAACCTGTCGGCTCATCAGCCGCTGCAGCCTGATACACACGAAGGCTTTTGGGGAAAGATCAATCCCTTTGCCCGCAAAAAGTACGTGCAGCGCCAGATGTCGCCGATCCGCAATCGCATGAACGAGCTGGATGAGCTCACTTCGACCAATTCGAAGAACATCAAAGACGTGGACTCGCGCGCGCAGGAAGGCCTGCGTCAGGCGAATTCCAAGGCTGATCTTGCCGATCAGCATGCAGTTGACGCCGGCAACCGTGCACAGCAGGCGCAGCAGAGCATTCAGGTCGCCAGCACGCGACTCGACACGGTTCAGCAGACGATCGGCACCTTGGACCAGTATCAGCCTGTGTCTGACACCGAGATTCGCTTCCGTCCTGGACAGCAAAAGCTGAGCCCGAAGGCGAAAGAAGCCCTCGATCAGCTTGCCGAGCAGATGAAGGGACAGCGCGGCACGATCGTACAGGTGCAGGGCTTCTCTTCCGGCAAGGGCAACACCGCGATCTCGAGCTCGCAAGACATGGCGCAGAGCGTGGTCCGTTACCTCGTCATCAACCATGACATTCCGCTCTATCGCATTTACACCATCGGGGTCGGCAATGCTCCGGTGAAGACCAGCGCGACGGCGGAAGGTCCAACGAAGCGGCTTCGTGGCGGACGCGTGGAAGTGGCCCTGCTGAAGAACGGCGTGGCTGATCTGACGCAGACACAGAACGCGCAGAACGCTGCACCAGCCGGCGGATCCAGCTATCAGCCGAACGCGCCTCAGGGTGGCGTGACTGGCAGCGTAAACCGCAATGCTCCGGCAACCAACCAGCAGCCGACTACGGCGACACAGCCTGCCGGCAACGTAAACACCAACAGCGGTGGGCAGCCAATACCGCGGCAGTAA
- the rsmG gene encoding 16S rRNA (guanine(527)-N(7))-methyltransferase RsmG, with amino-acid sequence MFTLTDLLRPFLILPLSAEQGTKVATYLGLLLKWNAKISLTALRDPEQIVQRHFGESFFAAERAGVAEASSLVDVGSGAGFPGLPMAIYAPATRVTLIESQQKKVAFLREVVRALELKNVTVHAGRAQEVKLKSQMATMRAVEKFETILPVAASLLEPGGKLALLIGASQIETAHKRLQNFTWMNPISVPESRERIVLVGKDSAESPHAFRD; translated from the coding sequence ATGTTCACACTCACCGATCTCCTCAGGCCATTCCTGATCCTTCCTCTCTCGGCTGAGCAAGGCACCAAGGTCGCGACTTACCTCGGCTTGCTCCTCAAGTGGAACGCCAAGATCAGCCTCACGGCTCTTCGGGATCCCGAGCAGATTGTTCAGCGTCACTTTGGCGAATCGTTTTTCGCCGCTGAGCGCGCTGGAGTGGCCGAGGCCTCAAGCCTGGTCGATGTGGGCTCTGGAGCCGGGTTTCCCGGCCTTCCCATGGCGATCTACGCGCCCGCAACACGGGTGACGCTGATCGAGTCGCAGCAGAAGAAGGTCGCGTTCCTGCGCGAAGTAGTTCGCGCACTGGAGCTGAAGAACGTCACTGTCCATGCGGGTCGCGCGCAGGAGGTAAAGCTAAAGTCACAGATGGCGACCATGCGCGCTGTCGAAAAGTTCGAGACCATCCTTCCCGTGGCAGCCTCTCTCCTTGAGCCGGGCGGGAAGCTCGCGCTACTCATAGGAGCTTCCCAAATTGAAACTGCACACAAACGGCTTCAGAATTTCACCTGGATGAATCCGATCTCCGTCCCGGAATCCCGCGAGCGAATCGTTCTGGTAGGCAAAGACAGCGCAGAATCGCCTCACGCATTTAGAGACTGA
- a CDS encoding chromosome partitioning protein ParA — translation MARVIAIANQKGGVGKTTTAINLAASLAAAEVRVLLVDCDPQSNSSSGLGFGRDAERLSTYQVLMRESGAREAVLTTELEGLHVIAAHKHLIGANIELVQAEEREFRLRQAIDQIRGDFDFIVLDCPPALDLLTLNALVAADSVLIPMQAEYFALEGVSELLDTMERIRHSFNPSLEVEGVVLTMFDERTNLAQQVAKNLREFFGEKLCLTTIPRNVRLAEAPSYGKPALLYDVRSRGAESYIKLAKEIMGKEMSRAAAASAAEQLVQQAG, via the coding sequence TTGGCTAGAGTAATCGCCATTGCGAATCAGAAGGGCGGAGTCGGAAAGACGACGACCGCGATCAACCTAGCAGCATCGCTTGCCGCGGCTGAAGTGAGAGTTCTTCTGGTGGACTGTGATCCACAGTCGAACTCATCCAGTGGATTGGGATTTGGTCGAGATGCAGAGCGCCTCAGCACGTATCAAGTTCTCATGCGGGAGTCTGGCGCCCGAGAGGCTGTTCTCACGACCGAACTTGAGGGCCTGCACGTAATCGCTGCTCACAAGCACCTGATCGGAGCAAATATCGAGCTGGTTCAGGCAGAGGAGCGCGAGTTTCGGCTACGTCAGGCCATCGACCAGATCCGTGGAGACTTTGATTTCATTGTGCTCGATTGTCCGCCTGCGCTGGACCTGCTTACTCTCAACGCGCTGGTGGCTGCCGATTCCGTTCTGATTCCCATGCAGGCCGAGTACTTCGCCTTGGAAGGCGTAAGCGAACTGCTGGACACAATGGAGCGAATCCGCCACTCGTTTAACCCCAGCCTCGAAGTTGAAGGCGTGGTGCTCACGATGTTCGACGAGCGCACGAATCTGGCTCAGCAGGTAGCGAAAAACCTCCGCGAGTTCTTTGGCGAGAAACTCTGCCTGACTACGATTCCGCGCAATGTGCGCCTGGCGGAAGCTCCAAGCTACGGCAAACCCGCGTTGCTTTACGACGTTCGCTCACGCGGGGCCGAGAGCTACATAAAGCTAGCAAAGGAGATCATGGGCAAAGAAATGAGCAGAGCAGCCGCCGCAAGCGCGGCAGAGCAGTTGGTGCAGCAGGCGGGATGA
- a CDS encoding chromosome partitioning protein ParB — protein sequence MTTTPSGPRKALGRGLESLLPSRRPAEPPPTAHIQGQSVRDLPVTEIDPNPYQTRAHIDDQALNELAASILVNGIVQPIVVRPMNGRFQLIAGERRWRASQKIGREFVPAVIKQVSNEQAMEMTIVENLQREGLNPMEEARAFDRLSREFNLTQEQMSQKTGKDRASIANLMRLLRLPEAIQQSIEKGELTAGHAKVLLMLDSPEAILAAAQKIRSASLSVRQTEELIHRLLAPQDGTAQDPKPQRVVDPNVRAAEQELQRALGVRVTIRDNKGKGKIIIEYASLEDFDRIVETLSK from the coding sequence ATCACGACCACACCCAGCGGACCGCGTAAAGCTCTTGGACGCGGACTCGAATCTTTACTTCCTTCGCGGCGACCAGCCGAGCCGCCGCCGACAGCGCACATTCAGGGGCAATCTGTCCGCGATTTGCCGGTTACAGAGATCGATCCCAATCCCTACCAGACACGTGCGCATATCGATGACCAGGCGCTGAACGAGCTGGCTGCTTCGATTCTAGTCAACGGAATCGTGCAGCCGATCGTCGTTCGCCCGATGAATGGGCGCTTTCAGCTCATCGCTGGTGAACGCCGCTGGCGCGCCTCGCAGAAGATCGGCAGGGAATTCGTTCCGGCGGTAATCAAGCAGGTTTCGAACGAACAGGCGATGGAGATGACCATCGTCGAGAACCTGCAGCGCGAAGGCCTCAATCCCATGGAAGAGGCCCGCGCCTTCGACCGTCTCTCGCGCGAATTCAACCTCACCCAGGAGCAGATGTCGCAGAAGACAGGAAAAGATCGCGCCTCGATCGCGAACCTGATGCGACTCCTGCGGCTGCCGGAAGCTATTCAGCAGTCGATTGAGAAAGGGGAACTCACTGCAGGACACGCGAAAGTGCTTCTCATGCTCGATTCTCCTGAAGCGATCCTTGCAGCCGCGCAGAAAATTCGCTCCGCGTCGCTCTCCGTCCGCCAAACCGAGGAGCTGATTCACCGCTTGCTGGCTCCGCAGGACGGAACTGCGCAGGACCCCAAGCCTCAGCGCGTAGTCGATCCCAACGTCCGCGCCGCCGAGCAGGAACTGCAGCGGGCGCTGGGGGTGCGTGTCACGATTCGTGACAACAAGGGGAAGGGCAAGATCATCATCGAGTACGCGTCACTCGAAGATTTCGATCGCATAGTAGAAACCCTTAGTAAGTGA